A region of Necator americanus strain Aroian chromosome I, whole genome shotgun sequence DNA encodes the following proteins:
- a CDS encoding hypothetical protein (NECATOR_CHRI.G3017.T1) produces the protein MLGVSRFTQVRDGIRSSLLRQRSKIRDAAAFAKESKIRWAGHVMRFNDNRRTGAVSDWVLRVIKRTTGRPPTRWSDFFTKSFKEKYDALRVPRERRNHWATLARDRDKWKNYWISSKINGSQGDQGDQFNTKIENKSQWNLEKSKHGIFRSKKNLVQVSHTFY, from the coding sequence atgctaggagtgtcccgtttcacgcaagtgagggacgggattcgaagttctctcctacgtcagcgatcgaagattagagacgccgccgcatttgccaaggaaagtaaaataaggtgggccggacacgtgatgcgctttaacgacaaccgtagGACcggagccgtgagcgactgggttctcCGCGTTATTAAGCGCAcaacaggaagaccgccgacccgatggtcagatttcttcacgaagtccttcaaagaaaagtatgatgctcttcgtgtcccacgcgaaaggaggaaccactgggctactctggcacgcgatcgggacaaatggaagaattactggatcagttcgaagatcaacgggagtcaaggagatcaaggtgatcaatttaatacaaaaatagaaaacaaaagtcaATGGAATTTGGAGAAATCAAAACATGGCATCtttcgaagcaaaaaaaatctcgttcAAGTCTCCCATACATTCTACTAa
- a CDS encoding hypothetical protein (NECATOR_CHRI.G3018.T1): MAICTYNVRTLASEAATEDLLMQAKKIKYDVIGLTETRRRHPLNAVYETGEELFLGTCDSRGVGGVGVLVNTSMAKNIDSFEQLTTRIGRLRMRRCGPTPALTIFVAYAPTSSYKEKKIEAFYKDLEKFYREDHAFCKVIMGDFNAKVGPRRTPEKLHIGTHGLQWNNQGERLSEFIMTTKTIQGNSQFQKPSSLRWTWESPGGGYRNEIDHIIVNKRFCLMDVAVVPKFYTGSDHRLLRERFSFTRRAEKAANFRERNPRNIINWNFFATLAGFWEDSAMDNIDEEYDRLVEHLHDCAKKAESFKTTKRRLPLETLELIRQRGAARAAGNQELTSELARLCREAIKEDLKERRAEVLAEAAEAGKSIRYARRDFASRKTRMTALRNPRETAIASRRGMEKIIYDFYSDLFDSHVHLPPHHLRKDGQVIPEVLPSEIRHAVMSVRNRTAPGPDRIRPEHLKSLPPVLINTLARLFTRYLSECKVPKQWKTSKTVLLYKKGDPHDIGNYRPICLLSVIYKLFTRVILNRIEKVLDEGQPCEQAGFRKGFSTIDHIHTVSKLIEVSREYKMPLCLTFIDLKKAFDSLETEAVVEALDNQGVPTQYIKVLRELYNNFTTGISPFYKNIIIDVKRGVRQGDTILPKIFTATLENAMRKLEWDDMGVKVDGRQLHHLRLGDHLRFADDNVLVTPSISQAERMLTEFDETCGCIGLQLNLQKTMFMRNGWVSHAPFTLNGTNDIRMHQLCLSGSGIEHDERPDPRAGQEETSGLGSVQEHRGCSEEDQEHPAPCSPLQHHRTSCFDLCFGNLGISQAGKKRGERH; encoded by the coding sequence atggcgatctgtacttataacgtacgtacgcttgcatcggaagcggccaccGAAGATCTgttgatgcaagccaagaagatcaagtacgacgtcatcggactgaccgagacgagacgacgtcaccctctcaacgccgtatatgaaactggagaagaactgttcttaggaacatgcgacagtagaggtgttggtggagttggcgtcctcgtcaacacgagtatggcaaagaacatcgactctttcgaacaacttacgacccgaatcggacgtctgcggatgagaagatgtggcccaacaccagctttgactatcttcgtcgcttacgccccaacatcaagctacaaagaaaaaaaaatcgaagctttctataaggacctggaaaagttctaccgagaagatcatgccttttgCAAGGTCATAAtgggcgatttcaacgccaaagttggcccaagaagaacgccggagaaacttcacatcgggacccacggcctacaatggaataaccagggggagaggctctccgagttcatcatgacgactaaaaCCATCCaagggaactcgcaattccagaagccctcctctctacgctggacgtgggagtcacccggtggagggtaccgtaatgaaatagaccacatcatcgtcaataaaaggttctgcctgatggatgtcgctgttgtaccaaagttctatacgggatcggaccatcgcctcctccgagaaagattttccttcacaagaagagcagagaaagccgctaacttcagagagagaaatcccaggaatATCATCAACTGGAAtttcttcgctacgttagccggcttttgggaagattccgcaatggacaacatcgacgaggaatatgaccgactcgttgaacaccttcacgactgcgcgaagaaggctgagagttttaaaacgaccaagagacgcctgcctcttgaaactcttgagctgatacgccagcgtggagcagcacgagccgcagggaaccaagaactcacgtccgagctcgcaaggctttgccgagaggcgataaaggaagaccttaaagagagaagagcagaagtgctggctgaagctgcagaagcggggaaaagcatccgctatgcccgtcgagacttcgccagtcgcaagacaaggatgactgctcttcGGAACCCGAGGgaaacagccattgcatcgagaagggggatggagaaaatcatctacgacttctactctgatctcttcgacagccatgtccacttgcctcctcaccatctgaggaaagatggacaagtcattccagaggttctcccgtccgaaatacgacatgctgtcatgtcggtaagaaatcgtacggcacccggtcccgacagaataagaccagaacacctgaagagccttccgccagtactcatcaacaccctggcgaggctctttacacgttacctgtcggaatgcaaggttcctaaacagtggaagaccagcaagaccgtgttgttgtataaaaagggagatccacatgacatcggcaactatcgcccaatctgcctactgtccgtcatctacaagctctttacaagagtaatccttaataggattgaaaaagtcttggatgaaggacagccatgcgagcaagcagggtttcgaaaaggattcagcacgattgaccacattcacactgtttcgaaactcatcgaggtatcacgagagtacaagatgccgctctgtctcaccttcatcgacttaaagaaggctttcgactcgcttgagacggaagcggtcgtggaagccttggacaaccaaggcgtccctactcagtatataaaggtacttcgagagttgtacaataacttcacgaccggaatttcgccattctacaagaacatcataattgacgtgaagaggggggtccgacagggtgatacaatcttacccaaaatattcacagccaccctcgagaacgcaatgcgaaagttggaatgggacgacatgggagtgaaggtcgaCGGTCGGCAACTACACCATTTGCGGCTTGGGGACCATTTGCGCTTCGCTGATGACaacgtactggtaacacctagcatcagccaagcggaacgaatgctgaccgaattcgacgaaacatgtggatgcatcggtcttcagctgaatctacaaaagacgatgttcatgcggaacggatgggtctcgcatgccccattcacgctcaatggAACGAAtgatatccgaatgcaccagctatgtttatctgggtcgggaattgaacatgatgaacgacctgacccccgagctgggcaggaggagacgagcggcttggggagcgtacaagagcatcgaggatgtagtgaagaagaccaggaacacccggctccgtgctcacctcttcaacaccaccgtacttcctgctttgacctatgcttcggaaacctgggcatttcgcaagcaggaaaaaaacgcggtgagcgtcattga
- a CDS encoding hypothetical protein (NECATOR_CHRI.G3019.T1): MGRLQASSPMSFWENFRSPGVDMWSLFVGGDSKPPQQKQGVHPLNPPASLGKHKIHETYRTTQMLLPCAVLHALLYLSYLCLLIPIRDIRAEPTLTLTQFNLSTIIFAFPSMYGLAHPLICLTRHFYLRQRVDDLLSAILQRNPPITLDPATDDDGLGVHVTPELSSIHSFRSEHDRRVDFHVGPEQHAQILATFWGREEMVQQRAPI; the protein is encoded by the exons atgggcaggttgcaggcctctagtcccatgagtttctgggagaacttccgttctcccggagtggacatgtggagcttatttgttggaggcgactccaaaccgcctcagcagaaacaaggagtccatcccctgaatccacctgcgtctctgggcaagcacaag ATTCACGAAACCTATCGTACAACACAAATGTTACTTCCTTGCGCAGTGCTGCATGCGCTGCTCTACCTCTCTTATCTTTGCCTTCTTATTCCAATTCGAGATATAAG AGCAGAACCAACGCTGACCTTAACACAATTCAATCTATCAActattatttttgcttttccttcCATGTACGGACTAGCACATCCACTG ATATGTCTCACTCGACATTTTTATCTCAGACAACGTGTGGATGACTTGTTAAGTGCCATTCTTCAACGAAATCCTCCTATAACCCTTGATCCAGCTACAGACGACGACGGCCTAGGTGTTCATGTAACGCCAGAGCTTAGCAGCATCCACAG CTTTCGATCGGAACACGACCGCCGTGTGGATTTTCATGTGGGACCCGAACAGCATGCTCAGATCCTGGCAACATTCTGGGGGAGAGAGGAAATGGTTCAACAACGAGCTCCAATATGA
- a CDS encoding hypothetical protein (NECATOR_CHRI.G3020.T1): MRCFFMMLGDKCYVIVMDVEEKSCIISDWFGWTRSSMAKLAEAETRLFATFGAQIISRFVPIRFKGSEVYTITTESTDEKKSDDPVVLVHGFGAGVAVWSANITAIARYHTVHAFDLLGFGRSSRPRFSNDPTLAELEMVESIEDWRKSMGIEKMYLVAHSFGAYLASSYALEHPHRVKHLVLVDPWGFPEKITPTEKQITPYPWMVFIGGVLSYFNPLATLRVAGPYGPTIVKKLRPDLRHRYKSENPDDIYEYLYHCNARKPTGETAFKSMTLPFGWAKRPMIKRFNGIVDSVPVTFIYGSKSWIDPGPAFDIQAQRNGYVDVQIIRGAGHHVYADAPEAFNDVLQSVFVGSETTNLSDCSEAQLQEESTT, from the exons ATGCGTTGTTTCTTTATGATGTTAG GCGACAAGTGCTATGTCATAGTAATGGATGTGGAGGAGAAAAGCTGCATAATAAG CGACTGGTTCGGATGGACTAGATCATCCATGGCGAAGCTAGCAGAGGCTGAAACGCGTTTGTTTGCAACGTTTGGCGCTCAAATTATCTCTCGATTTGTTCCG ATTCGATTCAAAGGAAGCGAGGTATACACAATAACTACGGAGTCGACTGACGAAAAGAAATCGGACGATCCAGTGGTGCTTGTACATGGATTCGGAGCCGGAGTTGCCGTATGGAGTGCGAACATAACTGCGATAGCCAGATATCATACAGTTCACGCATTCGACCTTTTAG GTTTTGGTCGTTCTTCGCGGCCCCGATTCAGTAATGATCCTACATTGGCTGAACTAGAGATGGTTGAGTCTATTGAAGATTGGAGGAAATCGATGGGCATTGAAAAAATGTACCTTGTGGCTCATTCTTTCG GAGCTTATCTGGCTTCTTCCTACGCTCTGGAACATCCTCATCGTGTGAAACATCTTGTACTTGTTGACCCGTGGGGGTTCCCAGAAAAGATCACACCAACTGAGAAGCAG ATAACTCCTTATCCTTGGATGGTTTTCATTGGAGGAGTTTTGTCGTACTTCAATCCACTCGCTACCCTGCGAGTCGCAGGACCATATG GTCCAACTATTGTGAAGAAATTGCGTCCAGACTTGCGTCATCGTTACAAAAGCGAAAATCCAGATGACATTTATGAGTATTTGTACCACTGTAATGCCCGAAAGCCTACTGGAGAAactgcctttaaaagcatGACTCTTCCATTTGGCTGGGCAAAGCGCCCAATGATCAAAAG ATTTAATGGTATAGTGGATTCAGTGCCTGTTACATTCATATATGGAAGTAAGAGCTGGATCGATCCAGGACCGGCCTTTGACATTCAAGCGCAGCGAAATGGTTATGTGGACGTACAA ATTATCCGCGGTGCTGGCCACCATGTCTACGCAGATGCCCCAGAGGCATTCAATGACGTTCTTCAATCAGTTTTTGTTGGATCAGAAACAACCAATCTTAGTGATTGCTCTGAAGCCCAACTTCAAGAAGAATCGACGACTTGA
- a CDS encoding hypothetical protein (NECATOR_CHRI.G3021.T1), with translation MVVGPFNYVTPPEVHNGLVLEVYELPVIGKHLIHEASRHISPRGTEEYVLNRESTWLALETKNTQRNSVSVHLRNASDSKAEEEVCLRICDFCQFQPRKPLRRKLRRQLQQDREDEWKSGVKKFEKAWEEKNPQKAYPSRKQYSGKIKRCSPALKTDNEPAIDETTLPMCMNHFNVFLNQQLDHVHGQRPRPTRNY, from the exons ATGGTTGTTGGACCATTTAACTATGTGACTCCCCCAGAAGTCCATAATGGACTGGTTTTGGAAGTATATGAACTTCCAGTTATTGGAAAACACTTGATACATGAAG CTTCAAGACACATTTCTCCAAGAGGAACCGAGGAGTACGTCCTCAACCGAGAATCGACATGGCTGGCCTTAGAGACGAAGAACACACAACGAAATTCCGTCAGCGTGCATCT GAGAAACGCTTCCGATTCTAAAGCcgaggaagaagtttgcctccGCATCTGCGATTTCTGCCAATTTCAACCAAGAAAGCCTCTGAGAAGGAAGTTACGTCGTCAACTACAACAAGACCGTGAAGACGAATGGAAATCAGGAgtgaaaaagtttgaaaaagcgTGGGAGGAGAAGAACCCTCAGAAAGCCTATCCTTCACggaaacagtatagcggcaagatcAAAAGGTGTTCTCCAGCGCTCAAAACTGACAATGAACCCGCTATCGATGAAACAACCCTACCAATGTGCATGAACCATTTTAACGTCTTTCTGAACCAGCAACTTGACCACGTCCACGGCCAACGTCCGCGGCCAACGAGGAACTACTGA
- a CDS encoding hypothetical protein (NECATOR_CHRI.G3020.T2): MDVEEKSCIISDWFGWTRSSMAKLAEAETRLFATFGAQIISRFVPIRFKGSEVYTITTESTDEKKSDDPVVLVHGFGAGVAVWSANITAIARYHTVHAFDLLGFGRSSRPRFSNDPTLAELEMVESIEDWRKSMGIEKMYLVAHSFGAYLASSYALEHPHRVKHLVLVDPWGFPEKITPTEKQITPYPWMVFIGGVLSYFNPLATLRVAGPYGPTIVKKLRPDLRHRYKSENPDDIYEYLYHCNARKPTGETAFKSMTLPFGWAKRPMIKRFNGIVDSVPVTFIYGSKSWIDPGPAFDIQAQRNGYVDVQIIRGAGHHVYADAPEAFNDVLQSVFVGSETTNLSDCSEAQLQEESTT, from the exons ATGGATGTGGAGGAGAAAAGCTGCATAATAAG CGACTGGTTCGGATGGACTAGATCATCCATGGCGAAGCTAGCAGAGGCTGAAACGCGTTTGTTTGCAACGTTTGGCGCTCAAATTATCTCTCGATTTGTTCCG ATTCGATTCAAAGGAAGCGAGGTATACACAATAACTACGGAGTCGACTGACGAAAAGAAATCGGACGATCCAGTGGTGCTTGTACATGGATTCGGAGCCGGAGTTGCCGTATGGAGTGCGAACATAACTGCGATAGCCAGATATCATACAGTTCACGCATTCGACCTTTTAG GTTTTGGTCGTTCTTCGCGGCCCCGATTCAGTAATGATCCTACATTGGCTGAACTAGAGATGGTTGAGTCTATTGAAGATTGGAGGAAATCGATGGGCATTGAAAAAATGTACCTTGTGGCTCATTCTTTCG GAGCTTATCTGGCTTCTTCCTACGCTCTGGAACATCCTCATCGTGTGAAACATCTTGTACTTGTTGACCCGTGGGGGTTCCCAGAAAAGATCACACCAACTGAGAAGCAG ATAACTCCTTATCCTTGGATGGTTTTCATTGGAGGAGTTTTGTCGTACTTCAATCCACTCGCTACCCTGCGAGTCGCAGGACCATATG GTCCAACTATTGTGAAGAAATTGCGTCCAGACTTGCGTCATCGTTACAAAAGCGAAAATCCAGATGACATTTATGAGTATTTGTACCACTGTAATGCCCGAAAGCCTACTGGAGAAactgcctttaaaagcatGACTCTTCCATTTGGCTGGGCAAAGCGCCCAATGATCAAAAG ATTTAATGGTATAGTGGATTCAGTGCCTGTTACATTCATATATGGAAGTAAGAGCTGGATCGATCCAGGACCGGCCTTTGACATTCAAGCGCAGCGAAATGGTTATGTGGACGTACAA ATTATCCGCGGTGCTGGCCACCATGTCTACGCAGATGCCCCAGAGGCATTCAATGACGTTCTTCAATCAGTTTTTGTTGGATCAGAAACAACCAATCTTAGTGATTGCTCTGAAGCCCAACTTCAAGAAGAATCGACGACTTGA
- a CDS encoding hypothetical protein (NECATOR_CHRI.G3022.T1) translates to MPEKKVLTADKDLFLRHATTLYETWNEGLYGLGDVEGLVVLVGQDEGAVQYSKSKAFQIWMLNTELLDTLMLFTKKGIYVLASNRKADYFNSVKSDEFVGVVPPVTPIHRDKSDKDAANFAKLLGYIKNDAGNKVGYFAKDTFDSDFCNDWQKAFSGVEKIDLSAAFVHVFAVKDDPEIEVCRSSAMATVNAWSYARKKFIEAIDQEKKVKHSRLANEIDSEIGSLKVQGQLAKNKTIETCYNPIIMSGGSYSLKWSTESSDKLLHFGVIVTSLGARLENYCTNLTRTLMVEPSKNLEEAYEGLLATQAAVVEALKPGARLCDVYLVGIKVFREKCPDIADKLYKKDFGFVTGIEFREGALTISPKCEEKVKPGMIFIVSAGVEGLTNTKAKDDAGKSVTIALSDTVLIKSEGSNEILTERAKSRLKNSVIRFKEEEEDAKDSNKENTEELGRGKRSVVLSDQTRNKATNEDKRKEHQKLLAQQLNDAARQRLAQASGASEAKKIKKSNVSYKSYEKFPVDTEINKLNIFVDKRHDTIILPIFGVPVPFHISMIKNCSQSVEGDFTYLRINFAHPGSQIGKETAQFPNPLATYLKELTYRASNVKEHGEVSAPSNNLTTAFRLIKEIQKRFRTEEAEEREKEGAVKQDKLILSQAKANPKLKDLFVRPNIIAKRISGSLEAHINGFRYTSLRGDRIDVLYNNIKHAFFQPCDNEMIILLHFHLKHPVLWGKKKYKDIQFYTEVGEITTDLGKYHHMQDRDDVQSEQMEREMRRKLNQTFQNFCDKVVKQTNDQFDFDCPFSELGFLGVPHRSSCMLKPTSSCLVNLTEWPPFIVTLDEVELVHFERVSFQLKNFDMVFIFKDYNRKTQMVQQIPMSSLDGVKEWLNTSDLRYTEGIQSLNWPKIMKTITDDPEEFFETGGWNFLGADSDQEDEPEDESESEEAYTPSESESGEDESDEDESEGDATSEDSDEEGSLDSDESEGKDWSDLEEEAARADKRRDQEESGGAGDRKRQHERERERERDRKRHHSSKGGPPSKRHK, encoded by the exons ATGCCGGAGAAAAAGGTGTTAACGGCAGACAAAGACCTGTTTCTTCGGCATGCAACTACTCTCTACGAGACATGG AATGAAGGTTTGTATGGCCTTGGAGATGTAGAAGGTTTAGTCGTTTTGGTAGGACAAGATGAGGGAGCAGTGCAGTACTCCAAATCGAAGGCATTTCAG ATTTGGATGTTGAACACCGAATTGCTAGATACTTTGATGCTATTTACGAAAAAAG GCATTTATGTGTTGGCCAGCAACAGAAAAGCAGATTATTTCAACAGTGTGAAATCTGACGAATTTGTTGGAGTAGTACCACCAGTGACACCGATTCATAGGGATAAG TCAGATAAAGATGCCGCCAACTTCGCGAAGTTGCTTGGATACATAAAAAATGATGCAGGAAATAAAGTTGGGTACTTTGCAAAGGATACCTTTGATTCCGATTTCTGCAACGACTGGCAGAAAGCTTTTTCTGGTGTTGAAAAA ATCGACCTATCTGCTGCTTTCGTTCATGTATTTGCTGTGAAAGACGACCCTGAAATCGAAGTATGCAGAAGTTCAGCCATGGCAACCGTTAATGCATGGAGCTACGCGCGAAAAAAGTTCATTGAAGCAATTGATCAAGAAAAG AAAGTGAAACATTCACGACTTGCAAATGAAATAGATTCGGAAATCGGATCATTGAAAGTGCAAGGACAGTTGGCGAAGAATAAGACAATTGAAACCTGCTACAATCCAATCATAATGAGTGGCGGAAGTTACTCTTTAAAATGGAGCACCGAAAG TTCGGACAAACTCCTTCATTTCGGCGTTATTGTAACATCACTTGGAGCACGACTTGAG AACTATTGTACTAATCTAACACGAACATTGATGGTGGAGCCTTCGAAAAATCTTGAAGAGGCTTACGAAGGACTTCTCGCCACCCAGGCAGCTGTAGTGGAGGCTTTAAAACCGGGTGCAAGGCTTTGTGACGTGTATCTAGTTGGAATAAAGGTCTTCCGCGAGAAATGTCCTGATATCGCCGACAAACTTTATAAGAAAGATTTTGG ATTTGTAACGGGTATCGAGTTCCGTGAGGGTGCTTTAACAATTAGCCCCAAATGCGAAGAGAAG GTTAAACCAGGTATGATTTTCATTGTATCTGCCGGAGTTGAAGGATTGACTAACACTAAGGCGAAAGACGATGCTGGAAAAAGCGTCACAATCGCGCTGTCGGATACT GTTCTCATAAAAAGTGAAGGGTCAAATGAAATTCTCACAGAACGAGCCAAAAGCCGGTTGAAAAATAGTGTGATTAGATTCaaagaggaggaagaagatG CGAAAGACTCCAATAAAGAAAACACAGAGGAGCTCGGTCGCGGAAAGCGTAGTGTTGTGTTGTCAGATCAGACTAGAAACAAAGCTACTAATGAAGATAAGAGAAAAGAGCATCAGAAACTACTGGCTCAGCAACTGAACGACGCTGCGCGGCAACGACTTGCGCAGGCCAGTGGTGCTAGCGAGGCAAAGAA AATTAAGAAATCGAATGTCTCATATAAATCTTACGAAAAGTTCCCGGTCGATACGGAAATCAACAAATTAAACATATTCGTTG aTAAACGTCATGACACCATAATTCTACCAATTTTTGGTGTTCCTGTTCCATTCCATATCTCAATGATCAAG AATTGTTCACAATCTGTGGAAGGTGATTTTACGTACCTTCGTATCAACTTCGCCCACCCTGGCTCCCAGATTGGAAAAGAAACCGCACAGTTCCCGAATCCTTTGGCTACATATCTTAAAGAGCTTACGTATAG AGCTAGCAACGTCAAGGAACATGGAGAAGTTAGCGCGCCGAGCAACAATTTGACAACTGCATTCAGGCTTATCAAGGAGATACAAAAACGTTTCAG AACGGAGGAAGCTGAAGAACGTGAGAAAGAGGGAGCCGTGAAACAGGATAAGCTTATCCTTAGCCAGGCAAAAGCAAATCCCAAGCTAAAGGATCT GTTTGTGCGACCGAACATAATTGCAAAACGAATATCTGGCTCGTTGGAAGCACATATAAATGGATTCCG ATACACTTCTCTACGCGGCGACCGAATCGATGTGTTGTATAATAATATCAAACACGCCTTCTTCCAGCCATGTGATAACGAGATGATAATTTTGTTGCACTTCCACCTTAAACATCCGGTACTGTGGGGGAAAAAGAAGTACAA GGATATCCAGTTCTACACGGAGGTTGGAGAAATCACTactgatcttggtaaatatcatCATATGCAAGATCGAGATGATGTACAAAGCGAACAG atgGAGCGCGAAATGCGAAGAAAACTGAATCAAACGTTCCAGAATTTCTGTGAtaaa GTCGTCAAACAAACGAACGATCAGTTCGATTTTGACTGTCCGTTCAGCGAACTTGGTTTCCTTGGTGTCCCTCATCGCTCCAGCTGCATGCTAAAGCCTACATCATCTTGTTTGGTCAATCTTACTGAGTGG cCACCATTCATCGTAACTCTGGATGAAGTGGAGTTAGTCCACTTTGAACGAGTATCCTTccaattgaaaaatttcgatATGGTGTTCATTTTTAAAGACTACAATCGCAAGACACAAATGGTGCAGCAAATCCCCATGAGCAGCCTGGATGGTGTTAAG GAGTGGCTGAATACTAGTGATTTGCGCTACACGGAAGGAATACAATCCCTTAACTGGCCAAAGATTATGAAG ACCATTACGGATGATCCAGAAGAGTTCTTCGAAACCGGGGGTTGGAACTTCCTCGGTGCTGATTCGGATCAAGAGGACGAGCCAGAG GATGAAAGTGAATCAGAGGAAGCTTATACACCTAGTGAGTCTGAATCTGGCGAAGATGAAAGTGACGAAGATGAAAGCGAAG GAGATGCGACATCAGAGGACAGTGATGAAGAGGGCTCACTGGACTCCGATGAGTCCGAAGGAAAGGACTGGTCTGATTTGGAAGAGGAAGCAGCTCGGGCTGACAAACGGCGAGACCAAGAGGAGTCTGGTGGTGCCGGTGATCGCAAGAGACAACATGAACGAGAACGGGAACGGGAACGTGACCGCAAAAGGCATCACAGCAGCAAAGGTGGCCCTCCTTCTAAGCGACACAAGTAG
- a CDS encoding hypothetical protein (NECATOR_CHRI.G3023.T1): MLPSTQVGVTETHRRSRLRVCAVCGMKKHQQYMQTFTENATKREEWVKLLYDNDAVLMEHQRQKLDTYGRKFICYDHFAADQFESSAQRSLILKRNAVPLPYEASTFIPNRHPLNGVTENSLKRGGPCEDEPIHLDLLLIPPQISSMEFLLKNIEVYSKIKPNND; encoded by the exons ATGCTTCCATCGACCCAAGTAGGTGTGACCGAG ACTCACCGACGATCTCGTTTGAGAGTGTGCGCGGTATGTGGGATGAAGAAGCACCAACAGTACATGCAAACATTTACCGAAAACGCGACTAAAAG GGAAGAATGGGTTAAACTTCTCTACGACAACGATGCTGTTCTGATGGAACACCAAAGACAGAAACTGGACACCTACGGTCGCAA GTTCATCTGCTATGATCATTTCGCAGCCGATCAGTTCGAGTCTTCTGCTCAACGTTCGCTTATTCTCAaacggaatgcggttcctttgCCGTAT GAAGCTTCTACGTTTATACCTAATCGACATCCATTAAATGGTGTAACTGAGAACTCACTCAAACGAGGCGGTCCTTGCGAAGATGAG CCCATTCATTTGGATCTACTTCTCATCCCAccacaaatttcttcaatggaatttcttttgaagaatattGAAGTTTATTCGAAAATAAAGCCGAATAATgattga